One window from the genome of Plasmodium relictum strain SGS1 genome assembly, chromosome: 12 encodes:
- a CDS encoding dynactin subunit 4, putative, producing MKNKVYLLLDDKLFKLKELYFCLICSKIKSDFNLKKEIEYYYCNGCTQIYSKNETSVYSYECLRCFNCPFCFCCLSIAHKNLDNSISNLNHLELKNNEIKDSYAEKESKEYGINFTNSKVYESKHKGIDEFSEENTSNSDYDHQVKNNLKSGYISNEENNLKNKYMMNKKNELNKKDKKIFYFKCNYCLWSSIYSIYNTKLDELIGDMIIFEKNCFFSCYFRDILSEVKKNNELLKQKKFLKKIDLFSSIHKIENYDSLNSWNYTRLSELKNEKKKNEVLKEENSSFIYKSKISIDKVSLKDILNAEHIKNNKEFNDIFELENENIKYLDMVILQNPINLEDYEENEKTDKSKKNYIEKGNDINYNIEREENENSIKNDDINSVSERDYNDYNLEKKDKVKDNNTIYYNEIYFNKKEENNTKNINKKISNLKNNKFSNTIIHSQNYLSFEHMKDYPYNFYKGVNELKPLRKKLLAKKSKRCSKCKQYLLKFHSSNLYSTFRLNNNAMKYIPRIYINDFRIIKKKNGILNFILINPLDFEMNIKIIPKIEHNFLKNLNINKIPTNCESKANTFEFVMDTYDDIIDDLSKDENDIKTVIVNENVIIKKQNNMALIIISFIYNENLNEYSVEDKSKMLNAQEKNFIEQSRNLNFPLTLECSFSDKLKKIHKIALNLIFTNNISTKRFHNYLLNY from the coding sequence atgaaaaacaaagtttatttattgttggatgataaattatttaagttaAAAGAGTTATATTTCTGTTTGATTTgttcaaaaattaaaagtgattttaacttaaaaaaagaaattgaatATTACTATTGTAATGGATGCACTCAGATTTACTCTAAAAATGAAACTTCTGTTTATTCTTATGAATGCTTACGATGCTTTAACTGtcctttttgtttttgttgcTTATCAATTGCTCATAAGAATTTAGATAATTCAATATCAAACTTAAATCatttagaattaaaaaataatgaaataaaagatagTTATGCAGAGAAAGAAAGTAAGGAATATGGAATAAATTTTACTAATTCAAAGGTTTACGAAAGTAAGCATAAAGGGATTGATGAGTTTTCTGAAGAAAATACTTCAAATAGTGATTATGATCAtcaagtaaaaaataatttaaagagTGGATATATatcaaatgaagaaaataatttaaaaaataaatatatgatgaataaaaaaaatgaattaaataagaaagataaaaaaatattttactttaaGTGCAATTACTGTTTATGGAGTTCAATTTATTCTATATATAACACTAAGTTAGATGAATTAATAGGAGATATgataatttttgaaaaaaattgtttctTTAGTTGTTATTTTAGAGATATATTAAGTGaagtaaaaaagaataatgaattattgaagcaaaaaaaatttcttaaaaaaatagatttaTTTTCGTCAATtcataaaatagaaaattatgATTCTTTAAATAGTTGGAATTATACTAGATTAAgcgaattaaaaaatgagaaaaaaaaaaatgaagttttaaaagaagaaaattcttcatttatatataaatctaAAATAAGCATAGACAAGGTAAgtttaaaagatattttaaatgccgaacatattaaaaataataaagaatttaatgatatttttgaattagaaaacgaaaatataaaatatttagataTGGTTATATTACAAAATCCAATTAATTTAGAAGActatgaagaaaatgaaaaaacagacaagagtaaaaaaaattatattgaaaaaggaaatgatataaattataatatagaaagggaagaaaatgaaaatagcataaaaaatgatgatataAATAGTGTTTCTGAAAGAGATTATAATGATTATAATCTAGAAAAGAAAGATAAGgttaaagataataatactatatattataacgaaatttattttaataaaaaagaagaaaataatacaaagaatataaataagaaaataagcaacttaaagaataataaattttcaaataCAATAATCCATTCACAAAATTATTTATCGTTTGAGCATATGAAAGATTATccttataatttttacaaaGGTGTGAATGAATTAAAAccattaagaaaaaaattattagctAAAAAATCAAAGAGATGTTCAAAGTGTAaacaatatttattaaagttTCATAGCTCTAATTTATATTCTACATTtagattaaataataatgctATGAAGTATATACCTAGAATTTACATAAATGATTttagaataattaaaaaaaaaaatggaattttaaattttattttaataaatccaTTAGACTTtgaaatgaatataaaaataataccaAAAATAGAAcataactttttaaaaaatttgaatataaataaaataccaACAAATTGTGAGTCAAAAGCAAATACTTTTGAATTTGTTATGGATACATATGATGATATTATTGATGATTTATcaaaagatgaaaatgatattaaaaCTGTTATAGTAAATGAAAatgtaattattaaaaaacagAATAATATGgctttaataattattagttttatttataatgaaaacCTAAATGAATATTCAGTTGAAGATAAATCTAAAATGTTAAATGcacaagaaaaaaattttatagaaCAATCAAGAAATTTAAATTTCCCCTTAACTTTAGAGTGCTCTTTTtctgataaattaaaaaagatacaTAAAATAGCATTAAACCTCATTTTTACAAATAATATTAGCACTAAAAGgtttcataattatttacttaattattga
- a CDS encoding U1 snRNA associated protein, putative, with protein sequence MEEMRSLLDSLMGKDRNEMDSKKKKYSFKDENVCKYYLIDFCPHDLFPNTKSDIGRCKNIHSEVLKEQLENDENYKYYLAKYQQKFMKTLEKIIEVADIKIEKSKEKLKQLSVNCKNSFDKKSKIESINNHICNLLKQSEEAGEKGDLIKATSFNNQITMLQAEIKRLNEENDKANETNLKVCEVCGAMQSVGDLIQRFENHINGKQHLGFEKIRNTLDKLKVGIKEREEIIEKHKKMKYDKDNHLKRRRNSENGDKRRSSDYRSSKHHKSPDRIHKIHHSRKSKRSRKHSSSYRSISNSSYYSNDRYRKRSSRHKKDR encoded by the exons ATGGAAGAAATGCGAT caTTGTTAGATTCCCTTATGGGAAAGGATAGAAATGAAATGgattccaaaaaaaaaaaatattcttttaaagatgaaaat GTAtgcaaatattatttaattgatTTTTGTCCACATGATCTATTTCCTAATACGAAAAGTGATATAGGAAG atGCAAAAATATTCATTCAGAAGTATTAAAAGAACAGCttgaaaatgatgaaaactataaatattatttagcAAAATACCAACAAAAATTTATGA aAACCTTAGAGAAAATTATTGAAGTTGCTGacataaaaatagaaaaaagtaaagaaaaattaaaacagtTATCAGTGAATTGCAAGAATTCATTTGATAAAAAATCgaa AATAGAAAGTATTAATAATCACATATGTAATCTCTTAAAACAATCAGAGGAAGCAGGAGAAAAg ggAGACTTAATAAAAGCTACTAGTTTTAATAATCAAATTACTATGCTACAAGCAGAAATCAAAAgattaaatgaagaaaatgataaagcAAATGAAACAAATTTAAAG GTATGTGAAGTATGTGGTGCTATGCAGTCTGTTGGTGATTTAATTCAACGATTTGAAAATCATATAAATGGTAAACAACATTTAggttttgaaaaaataagaaatacattggataaattaaaagtaggaataaaagaaagagaagaaattattgaaaaacataaaaaaatgaaatatgaTAAGGATAATCATTtgaaaagaagaagaaatagtGAAAATGGTGATAAAAGAAGATCAAGTGATTATAGGAGTTCAAAACACCATAAATCTCCTGATAGAATTCATAAAATACACCATTCAAGAAAAAGCAAACGATCAAGAAAGCATTCATCGTCGTATAGAAGTATTTCAAATAGTTCATATTATTCGAATGACAGATATAGAAAACGCTCAAGTAGACATAAAAAAGatagataa